TTAACTGATATAGGTCATTTCCTCGATTTACCGGTACACCTAGCTTAGTCTCAAAAATGGAAACTGTACTCTGCGCAATAGATTATTCCAAAAATGCCATCCCCACGCTCAAATTTGGTTATACCCTAGGTAGAAAGCTTGGGTTAAAATTGGTTGTACTCCATGTTTTCGATATGAATATAGGATTGGTAACCCCTATGAGTATGACGTTTGCCAAGTTGCAGAAAAAGGCATTTGAAGATGAGCTGCAAAAATTGTCCGATTTCTGCAAGACACATTTGGGCGTACTGCCCAAAAAAGGGCAATTGAGCGTTGTAGTCAGGGAAAATGCCATTCTTGAAGAAGAATTGATTGATGCCATCCATAGTTTTGATGCCCGGCTCCTGATTATGGGAATGAAGGGAAAAAGCGCCCTTAAGGATGCCATTATGGGCAGTAGCACAAAGAACATGATAACCAAGAGTACCTGCCCCTTAATTGCCATTCCCCCGGTTTTAAATCATTTTGAGATCAATAGTATTTCTTATGCCACAGATTTTGAGGAAAGCGATATCCACGCATTGGATTGGGTCACAAATACCTTGGCAAAACCATTAAAAGCGAAAATAAATGTGGTCCATATTGTCACGGATGAAGGGAATGATGCCAGGGACCAAATGGAATGGTTCAAGGAAATGTTGCAACAGAAAGTGGATTATAGGAAAATCAAGTATCATTTTATTAAAAACGACAATGTCTTCAAAGGACTACGCAATTACCTAAAAAAGGGCAAAAACCATCTTTTGGTCATGTTGGAACGCGGGCACAGGGGATTCCTGGAAACATTCACGGAGATTGACAAAGTAAAGCGGATGTCCTCCAAAGGGAATATTCCTCTTCTTAGCATCAATAAAAAGCGGATATAATGGTAAAATACATCCTGGTTCCATGGTGTCTCTTGTTTTTGTTATGTTGTCGAAATGATACTTCCGGACAATATCCATATCAGGTACCACAACAATTGGAAGATGGGATTGCTATTGGAACACTACAAGATGTTGGTATTGATTCAACTCGGATTTTTAAGGCATTGCGAAAAATCCAAAAGGGGAATTTTAATGAAATACATTCGGTGCTCCTCTATAAAAATGGACGACTGGTTTTGGAGGAGTATTTCCCAGGACATCGCTATCAGTGGGACGCTCCATCCCATCATGGCACGGTTGCGCATTGGAACCGCAATGAGTTGCATAGTGTAATGTCCGTGACCAAGAGTGTTACTTCCGCCCTCGTAGGTTTGGCCGTGGAGAAGGGATTCATTAAAAGTGTGAATCAGTCCATTTTTGACTTTTTGCCAGAGCACCAACACCTAAGGACCATAGAGAAGGAAGGCATTACAATTGAACATTTGTTGACCATGACCTCTGGACTGGATTGGGTCGAGTGGAATGCTCCATACAGTAGCCGCAGCAATCCAATGGTTGCTATTTGGTACGCCAAAAAAGACCCGGTCAGTTATATTTTGGAAGCGGAGCTGGTCCATGAGCCTGGCAGTTCCTTTTCCTATTATGGAGGCAGCCAGATTCTTTTGGGGGAAATCATCAGGAACGCTTCCCAAATGACCATTGCCGAATTTTCCCAAAAGCATTTGTTTGGACCTTTGGGGATAGCTGATTTTGATTGGTCCTTGCGATTTGGGAACGGGGTTTATGAATCTGCCGGAGCCCTGCGCCTAAAACCACGGGACATGCTCAAGATTGGCATTGTCTATCTAAATGAGGGCACATGGAAGGACAACCGTATCCTTTCCAAGGAATGGATTGGGAAAAGTAAGATTCCCTTTGGTCATAACTTGAATATTCAGGTTCCAGGGGAAGATATGGACGATACGGGGTATTCCTATTCCTGGTGGTTGGATGAGTTTCAGGTTTCGGGCATGCCCATAGCCACATTCCACGCCAGTGGATGGGGCGGTCAAAAAATTATTGTCATTCCCAAATTGGAAACTGTTGTTGTATTTACAGGGGGGAATTACACTTCAAAACCAAAGCCGTTCAAGATTTTGGAGCGCTATATTCTGCCAGCTATGGTAAAATAGGGACCTCACTTCAATTTAGGAATTCTGGCTTTTCTTTTAAAGTTATTGATGCCCTTTCATACTTCGGGTTTGCCGTGGTGATTTCAATAAGGAATAGGCGTATTGGTAAAAGACTGTTAAATCCCAAGCCTGATGACGCGCGTCATTTACCATTGCATTTGTGGAAGGTAACTTTATCCATATAAAACAGGAATACCATGAAAACGATTCTGTACGCTACCGATTGCGACCCCAAAAAGGCGACTGCTTTGAGATATGC
The sequence above is a segment of the Muricauda sp. SCSIO 64092 genome. Coding sequences within it:
- a CDS encoding universal stress protein, whose product is METVLCAIDYSKNAIPTLKFGYTLGRKLGLKLVVLHVFDMNIGLVTPMSMTFAKLQKKAFEDELQKLSDFCKTHLGVLPKKGQLSVVVRENAILEEELIDAIHSFDARLLIMGMKGKSALKDAIMGSSTKNMITKSTCPLIAIPPVLNHFEINSISYATDFEESDIHALDWVTNTLAKPLKAKINVVHIVTDEGNDARDQMEWFKEMLQQKVDYRKIKYHFIKNDNVFKGLRNYLKKGKNHLLVMLERGHRGFLETFTEIDKVKRMSSKGNIPLLSINKKRI
- a CDS encoding serine hydrolase domain-containing protein, which translates into the protein MVKYILVPWCLLFLLCCRNDTSGQYPYQVPQQLEDGIAIGTLQDVGIDSTRIFKALRKIQKGNFNEIHSVLLYKNGRLVLEEYFPGHRYQWDAPSHHGTVAHWNRNELHSVMSVTKSVTSALVGLAVEKGFIKSVNQSIFDFLPEHQHLRTIEKEGITIEHLLTMTSGLDWVEWNAPYSSRSNPMVAIWYAKKDPVSYILEAELVHEPGSSFSYYGGSQILLGEIIRNASQMTIAEFSQKHLFGPLGIADFDWSLRFGNGVYESAGALRLKPRDMLKIGIVYLNEGTWKDNRILSKEWIGKSKIPFGHNLNIQVPGEDMDDTGYSYSWWLDEFQVSGMPIATFHASGWGGQKIIVIPKLETVVVFTGGNYTSKPKPFKILERYILPAMVK